From the genome of Candidatus Eisenbacteria bacterium, one region includes:
- a CDS encoding transposase, whose protein sequence is RIGFLDVQNHQRLTFLTNHFLLPALTIAQLYKCRWQVELFFRWIKQHLRIKSFYGTSENAVKTQIWTAISVYVLVAIIKKQLNLQISLYTFLQILSVTIFENRPILQVVTDFNDLTQERHPRNLQLFLDF, encoded by the coding sequence GTCGTATCGGTTTCCTCGATGTTCAGAATCATCAGAGATTGACTTTTCTCACCAATCACTTTCTACTCCCAGCTCTGACCATCGCCCAACTTTACAAATGCCGCTGGCAGGTCGAACTCTTCTTCCGCTGGATCAAACAACACCTGCGGATCAAATCGTTTTATGGAACATCCGAAAACGCTGTCAAAACTCAAATATGGACCGCCATTTCGGTCTATGTCCTGGTCGCCATCATCAAAAAGCAACTCAACCTGCAAATCAGTCTCTACACTTTTCTGCAAATCTTAAGCGTCACGATCTTTGAGAATCGTCCTATTTTACAAGTGGTTACGGATTTCAATGACCTGACCCAAGAAAGACATCCCCGTAACCTCCAGCTATTCTTGGACTTCTAA